The nucleotide window AGTTTCTCTTCGCCGAAAATCCCAACTTCATGCGCGCGTCCGCCGACGTCAAACTCGAGACCGCCGCCAGCCTCGGGATGGGCGTCAGCCTCGGCGGCCGATGCATCAGTCCGATCGCGTGGGACGGAATCGTCGAAGCGATCGGCAAGCCTTACATCGCAAGCGGTCTCCAGCTCAAATTTCATTTCGCCGATTTGAACCTCTACAAGTCGAACCACGAAAAATCGATGCTCGTCAGCAAGGGCTTCGACCTCATCAAGCAGTACCTAATCCCACGCCTCGAACTGTTCTCGTACGACCTCAATCCCGCGATTCAGCAACTCGGCTCGATGGCCGAAGACGCCGGGACGCCCGCGGTCGCCGCGCGCATCCATGCCGCGATGGCGTCGCTCACCGCCGATCCGCAAATCGTCGCGCTCGACGACGGCGTCCGCGTGACGCTGCTGATCAACGTGCCCGATCTCCCGGCGCCGACGCCCGCCGAGGGAATCGCGCCGACGCCCGCGCCGCTGACGCCCGCCGAAATCGCCGCCTTCCAGACGCTGCTCGATCAATGGGACGCGTTCCTCGTCTTCGCGGTGAAGCAACTCGGCAGCAGCGTCGGCGACCAGCAGTTCCGCGGCGAGTTGCTGAAAATCCTGCTCGATAGCCGCTATCGACTCGTCCAGGCGCTGCGCGATCCGGCCGCGAGCGCCGGCCCCGATCCGGTGCGCGAGATTTTTCTCGATGAATGGCGCCAACTGCACGACGCGGTGAAAGCCGCCGCCGCGCGCGGGATGCTCGGTGCGCGCGCGCTCGAGTTCCTCTCTTTCATCTCGGCTGGCGACGCGCTATTCGCCCTCGATCAAGCGGCGCCCGCACTCGGGATGCGCATCTCGGCCGCCGATCTGCGCCGACTCGCCCATCTGATGGCGCCGCAGGCCGCCGGCGATCCGCTCAAGTTCAATTTCGACGAGGACGCCGATCTCAAAAAACTCTTCGACGTTCCCGAACCCGCCGAAAGCAGCGGCCCGCTCGACACTTCGGAGGAAATCGTCGCGACGCCCACCGCGTCGCCATCCGCGCTCGCCACTCCTACATCGCCACTTTTGCCCGAACCGAGTCCTGCACCTTCCGCTGCTCCAACGCCGACGCCGGCGCCGATCTCGATGATTCCCGCATCCTTCTCGGTCCTGTCGCCGCGCGCCGCCTTCGCCGCCGAAGGAGAGTTGTTGCCGCGCCTCGAAAGCGTCGCCAAAAAACTTCGTCGCGTCGTCGTCACCGAAGAAAATTTCGAACGCTATCGCGATGACATGAAACGACTGCTCGAGCTAAGCGCCGATCAGCAAATCGCCGAGGGCGGCGTGGACCGGCGCTTCCGCACGATGTACCCGCTGCTCGTGCAGAGCGTCGCATGGCAGGAAAGCTGCTGGCGGCAATTCATCGTCGCCAACTCGCGCATCAAGTGGCTCGAGTCCGCCACCGGCGATATCGGCCTGATGCAGGTGAACAAGCACGTCTGGCGCGGCTTCTACAGTGTCGAACGCCTGAAATGGGACGTGCTCTACAACGCCGGCGCCGGCAGCGAAATCCTGACCCGCATGATGATGTATGCGCTGGCGCATCCGGCGAACGATCCCGCGCCGGTCGCCGATCATCTCTCGCGCTCCACCTACGCCGCCTACAACGGCGGCCCCAACGCCTGCAATCGATGGCGCTCCGACGAACTCCCGCCGCTTCGCAAAATCGACGAATCGTTCTGGGAGAAGTTCCGCGCCGTGAAGCACGGCGAGCCGATCGATATCCTCGCCTGCGCCGCCCACTGGGGCACCTGATTTTCACTATCCTTCTAACAGCGCGTAGCGCGCATCTTAATCTCGATGCGATTCGGCCTTACGGCCGGAAGTCGGCTTCGCACCTCAGTGTGACAATGCTCCGCGACGCGAAGTCCTCTTCGCGGCGTGGCAGGAAGCGCGAAACCCGTGAGGGGTTTCGAAAGTTTTGCTATCTTCCTTCCTCAGCAGGGCGACGATCAGCCGCGCGCGATCCACTCGCCCGCGCGGACGCCGTCGCCGCACCACTTCCCCTCCGCGACCACCGACGTCCCATTCACCAGCACGTGCTCGATTCCGATCGGCTCGATCGCCGGCGCGGTCGCGTCAGCGCCGCTCGCGATCGTATCAGGATTGAACAGCACCAAATCCGCCGCGTATCCACGACGCACAATGCCGCGCCCCGCAAGCCGCATCCGCTTCGCGGCCATGCCCGTCGCCTTGTGCACCGCGTCCTCCAGCGTGAGCAGTTTCAACTGGCGCACGTAGTGCCCCATGATGCGCGGATAGGCGCCGAAGCTCGCCGGATTATGATGCCCATGCGAAGTCAGGATCGTGTCCATCTCGAACAGATTCAGCGGATGGCTCATCGCGGCCCGCAGCGCGTGCTCGTCGGCGTCATCGCCGCTATATAGATGTATCAGCACGCGCCCGCGCGTTTCGCTCTCGCGCGCGATCGTCAGGTACGCCTCGATCGGATCGACTTTCAGCTCGTCCGCGATCTCTCCGAAAAATTTGCCCTCGAGATATTTGAGCTCCGGCTTCACCGCCCACATCAACTGGATCGATTCCGCGATAAACTCGCCCAGCGGACGAAATCCCTCCTTCAGCCTCGCCCATCCGTCCTTGCTGTCGAGCAGCGCCTCCAGCCCGGTCTGCGACCACGCCGGAAAAATGATCCGAATCGTCGTATTGCCGCAGGTGTAGGGGAAGGTATCGAACGCGATATCCACGCCGTCATTCCGATGCCGTTCGATTTCGCCCAGCGTCTCGTCGACGGTCTCCCACGTGCGGCGCCCGACGAAAATCAGATGCGACACCTGCAGTGGCACGCCCGCCTCGCGCGCGACATTCGCCATCTCGCGCACCGCCAGGATGTTGTGCGGAACGCGGCTGTCGAAAAATAGCGATCGCACCGAGTATGCGCGCAGATGAGACGTCAGCACTCCGCCCGCCGCCGCCGCGACCCGCGCGAGACTCGCAAGCTCCGCCGGCTTCGCGATCATCCCGGGAAAATATCCAAGCCCCGTCGAAAGCCCGACTGCGCCGTCCGCCATCGCGCGCTCGACCATCGCCTGCATCTCGCGCAACTGCTCGGCCGACGGCTCGCCCGCGTCGGCGCCCATCACGCTGAGCCTGATACTGCCGTGACCGGCGAGGTGCGCGACGTTGAGCGCGAGCCCCTGCCGCCTGAGCGCACCGGCGAAGCCCGCGACCGTGTCCCAGCTCCAATCGAACTTGCGCTCCGCGCACAGCCGTCCCGATTCATCGAGCATCCGCTGCCGCTCGGGTTTTATCGGCGCCGTCGAAAATCCGCAGTTGCCGCCGACGAATGTGGTAACGCCCTGCATCAGGAACGGCTTCAGGATTTCGCCGTGCTCGGGCGTCGGCACGACCCAGTCCGAATGCGAATGCAGATCGATAAAGCCCGGCGCGATCACCAGGCCGGTCGCATCGATCTCGCGCGCCGCGGCGATGCTCGACGTATCCGGCGGGGCCGCGACTTCCGCGATCCTGCGCCCGGCGATCGCGACGTCGGCGCGCACGCGCGGCGCGCCGCTGCCATCGACTACCGTGCCGTTTCGAATGACCAGGTCGTAGTCCATCCGCCGATTATTCTGTCCGCGTCCTCCGAGCGCAAACCCTTCTCTCCTTTCGACAACCCCGCCAGTCTCGAGTCATCTCTTTCTGGGTGCGTGATCCACCACTTGGTCATCCTGACCCGAAGGCTGCCGTCCTTTACCTCGCCCGCTTGGTTGCGGGAGAGGTCGCCGAAGCGCGCAGCGACAAGGCGGGTGAGGGTGCAGCTCAACGTCCCAACTATCTCTCCTCGCCGCTCTTACATCTTTGTTTTGCTTCCCGCGATGCTACAATTCGGCGCCATGCACGACGCGATTCGCACCTTTCGCAATGTCATTGGAGTTCTACTGATCGTTGCATCGATCTTTTCGATCCTGCCGATCGCGATCACCCCGTCGCTTGCCCAACCGATCGCCGCCGTGACGAAGACCGAGGTCATCACATTCGCGCCACCACTCCCGACGGGCAGCGCGCGCGAAGGCAGTTGCTGGACGACCTCGATCGCAGTGACGCGGCCCGGCGCCTATCGATGCATGGTCGGCAACAGCATCGAGGACCCATGCTTTGCAGTACCGCCGAATCGCGACAAACTGGTCTGCGGCGCGAATCCGATCCTCAAACAAGATGGCTTTGTCCTCAAATTGACCAAGCCGCTCCCGACCGACGTCCCGCCGCCATCTGTTTCGCCGCAGCCGTGGATAATCAAGCTCGCCGACGGTTCGAGTTGCGTCGCGATGACGGGAACGCTGGTCGCCGTGAACGGGGAGCCGGCGCGATGGTCATGCGCGATTCACATCCGCGATCAAATCCGGCGGATGGGCGTCATCACAACTATCACTCCCGGAAAAATCTGGACCGCCGAGCGCTTCGCCGAAAGCGCGATCGCCAATCCGGCCAGCGGCGCGCGCCGGGTCACCGGCGAGACGTTACCGATCAAAACAATCTGGGAGTGACGCCGCTACTTGC belongs to Candidatus Binatus sp. and includes:
- a CDS encoding amidohydrolase family protein is translated as MDYDLVIRNGTVVDGSGAPRVRADVAIAGRRIAEVAAPPDTSSIAAAREIDATGLVIAPGFIDLHSHSDWVVPTPEHGEILKPFLMQGVTTFVGGNCGFSTAPIKPERQRMLDESGRLCAERKFDWSWDTVAGFAGALRRQGLALNVAHLAGHGSIRLSVMGADAGEPSAEQLREMQAMVERAMADGAVGLSTGLGYFPGMIAKPAELASLARVAAAAGGVLTSHLRAYSVRSLFFDSRVPHNILAVREMANVAREAGVPLQVSHLIFVGRRTWETVDETLGEIERHRNDGVDIAFDTFPYTCGNTTIRIIFPAWSQTGLEALLDSKDGWARLKEGFRPLGEFIAESIQLMWAVKPELKYLEGKFFGEIADELKVDPIEAYLTIARESETRGRVLIHLYSGDDADEHALRAAMSHPLNLFEMDTILTSHGHHNPASFGAYPRIMGHYVRQLKLLTLEDAVHKATGMAAKRMRLAGRGIVRRGYAADLVLFNPDTIASGADATAPAIEPIGIEHVLVNGTSVVAEGKWCGDGVRAGEWIARG
- a CDS encoding transglycosylase SLT domain-containing protein → MTIDGVAPIRIARNARRASRRLVLWMIVAAIVISAATPRPVRAAQIKVPLTIDYLALREALQHTLYTAPGNRAPLWNGADECQFLFAENPNFMRASADVKLETAASLGMGVSLGGRCISPIAWDGIVEAIGKPYIASGLQLKFHFADLNLYKSNHEKSMLVSKGFDLIKQYLIPRLELFSYDLNPAIQQLGSMAEDAGTPAVAARIHAAMASLTADPQIVALDDGVRVTLLINVPDLPAPTPAEGIAPTPAPLTPAEIAAFQTLLDQWDAFLVFAVKQLGSSVGDQQFRGELLKILLDSRYRLVQALRDPAASAGPDPVREIFLDEWRQLHDAVKAAAARGMLGARALEFLSFISAGDALFALDQAAPALGMRISAADLRRLAHLMAPQAAGDPLKFNFDEDADLKKLFDVPEPAESSGPLDTSEEIVATPTASPSALATPTSPLLPEPSPAPSAAPTPTPAPISMIPASFSVLSPRAAFAAEGELLPRLESVAKKLRRVVVTEENFERYRDDMKRLLELSADQQIAEGGVDRRFRTMYPLLVQSVAWQESCWRQFIVANSRIKWLESATGDIGLMQVNKHVWRGFYSVERLKWDVLYNAGAGSEILTRMMMYALAHPANDPAPVADHLSRSTYAAYNGGPNACNRWRSDELPPLRKIDESFWEKFRAVKHGEPIDILACAAHWGT